AAGCCCAATATTGTGGTGTTCATTCTCGATGATGTCGGCTGGATGGATGTCGGTTTTAACGGAGGAGGGGAGGCCGTCGGTAACCCGACGCCGGATATCGATGCCGTCGCGAATCAGGGATTAGTCCTGACGTCGGCTTATTCGCAGCCGAGTTCCTCTCCAACTCGTGCGACGATCATGACCGGGCAATACTCCGTTCACCACGGAATTCTAATGCCGCCAATGTACGGTATGCCTGGCGGCCTTGAGGGACTGACCACGCTGCCGCAACTGCTGCACGATCAAGGCTATATCACTCAGGCTATCGGTAAATGGCACATGGGCGAGAATACCGGATCGCAGCCGCAAAACGTCGGTTTTGACGATTTCCGCGGTTTTAACTCCGTCTCCGATATGTACACCGAATGGCGCGATCCGAATGTGAACCCGGAAGTGGCGCTAAGTCCTGCCCGTAGCCAGTATATTCAGAATCTGCCATTCGATAAAAATGATGTCCATGCGGTACGCGGAGGCAAGCAGGAAGCTGTAGCCGAAATCACGCCGAAGTATATGGAAGATCTGGACCAGCGTTGGATGAAGTACGGCGTTGAGTTTATCAACAGCATGGCGAAAAAAGATAAGCCGTTCTTCTTGTATTACGGAACGCGCGGCTGCCATTTTGATAACTATCCGAATGCCCATTATGCCGGGCGCTCGCCAGCGCGTACTTCCTACAGCGATTGTATGGTGGAGATGAATGACGTCTTTGCCAACCTGTACAAAGCGCTGGAGACCAGCGGGCAACTGGATAATACGCTGATCGTCTTCACCTCCGATAACGGCCCGGAAGCGGAAGTGCCGCCACATGGCCGCACGCCGTTCCGTGGCGCGAAAGGCTCAACGTGGGAGGGCGGGGTGCGCGTGCCGACGTTTGTTTACTGGAAGGGAATGATCCAACCGCGTAGATCCGACGGGATTGTGGATTTGGCGGATTTGTTCCCGACCAGTCTTTCACTGGCAGGCCATCCGGGCGCGGAGCTGGCGAAGCTGGTGCCTGAAAAAACCTTTATTGATGGTGTTGACCAGGCATCTTTCTTTATCGGTAAAGACGGACAGTCAAACCGTAAAGCAGAACACTACTTCCTCAATGGCGAGCTTTCGGCGGTTCGTATCGATGAATTTAAATATCATCTGCTTATCCAGCAGCCTTTCGCTTTCACGCAAACCGGCTATCAGGGCGGGTTTACCGGCGCAATTATGAAAACGGCGGGGACGATGATATTTAACCTCTATACTAACCCGCAGGAAGATGAAAGCGTCGGCGTACGCCATATCCCGATGGGGGTACCTTTGCAGGATGAAGTCCATAACTATATGGAAATTATGAAAAAATACCCACCTAAAGTGCAGATTAAACTCTAAGTTGTATTTAGTGGATAACCGGCCTCTTATGAAGCCGGTTATTTTATTGCTCTTTTCTGCGATGGTGTAAATGGGCATGCATAATATCGCTGGCCGGGCGGCCCATCGCCATCAGATCGGCCATTGCCTTCAGATATGGCGGTAAGTGCTGGAAATAGCGGTGAAGCCCGACACACAAATAATTCAATCCCGGTTTGCCCTCTTCCGTTAACGCAAAACGATGCTTTGGACATCCGCCCCAGCAGGCTTTTAGTACCGAACACTGACGGCACTGATTGGGCAGAGTGGCGTATTTATCTTTACCGAAATCAACCTGTTTTGCTGAGTCCAACATTGCTGCAAAGGTTTGCTCGCAGATATTTCCTAAATGATATTGCGGGTAGACGTAATGATCGCAGGCATAAACGTCGCCATTATGCTCGACAACCACGGAACGACCGCAGGTTGGCTGGTGATGGCAGACCGCACCGGGCGCGCCGACAAAGCTGGCGAATGCCCACTCAATGTTCATGACATAAATTTTACCTACATCACGCTTAACCCAGCGGTCAAAAACGTGACAAAGAAATGCACCATAGTCTTCAGGTTGTACCGACCATGATGTTAACGTCCCGCAGGTTTCGCCGGGCGAGCGTAGCGTCAGGCCAGACTGCTGCGATGACGTATCGGCCAGACGCTCGACGACGGGGATGAACTGAATAAACTCGATGCCGCTGGCGACGAGAAATTCGTACACTTTCTCCGGCTGCCGGGCGCTGTTGTGATTCACGCAGGCCAGCACGTTATATTGTACGCCATGCTGCTGAAGCCGGGCTAAAGCACGCATAACCAGCTTGTGCGTTGGACGGCCACCCTTCGTCAGGCGGTATTCGTTATGAATATCCTCAGGCCCGTCCAGCGATAAGCCAATCAGGAAATTATGGCGTACAAAAAACTCGCACCACTCATCATCTAACAGCACGCCGTTGGTTTGAAAACTATTGCTGATCTGCCGTCCGGCACCATATTGGACCTGAAGTTCGACAGCGTGACGGTAAAAATCCAGTCCCAGTAGCGTCGGCTCGCCGCCTTGCCAGGTGAATGCCACCTCTGACTTTGGATCGCATGAGGCAATATAATCGCGGACATAATGCTCCAGCATTGCATCATTCATACGAGGTTGTGGAATATCGTCATATAACGCGTGTTTTTCGAGATAGAAGCAGTAAGCGCAGTTCAGGTTGCAGTCCGATCCGCTGGGTTTCGCCATAGCATGAAAAGCACGGGTTGATATATTTTGAGACATATTACGCTGACCCTTAAAAACTATTTCCGATGCTCTGCGCCACTTCATTCGGAGCGGGCGGCAGGCAATGCGTCTATTGGTTGTAATAACATTCAACCATATCACCTGAGAATTTATTGAGGCCGAAGCGTAAATTCAGAATAATACATGCCGATATTGTCCATTATGGCACTATAGGGCGGTAATATCATGGGGAGAGAAGTTGGCTGTGAGCTGTTTAAAATATCCAATCATTTATTTGTTGAATGTGTTTGATTAAATAATAGATGGGAAATATAAGTTATGAATGCGGTGATTTGATAAAAGAGTTTACTATCAGTAATGGATAGCGATACTTTTACCTTCTTAAGATATTTTACATTCATTCAGGATATTGTTCGCAATAAACAGGATGTATTTCATTATGCAAACATTTAAATCCCGTATTGTGACGCAAATAGAAAGATTTTTCTGGCTTACGCCAGCGATATTATTAACAGGATGTACCCTGTCGCCCGCTATTCCCGTTATCGGCGCATATTATCCTGGTTGGCTATTTTGCATTATTATGGGCGTTCTTCTGACATTGCTCACCCGGCGATTGATTACTTACAGAAATATACAGCCGGGATTCCCCGCTATTGTGTATACCAGCCTTTTTGTCCTCTACTCCATGCTGTTCTGGCTGGTATTTTTTTAATTCATGTTGAGATGCCCTCATGGAAAGTTCACTGAAAAAATCGTCGGGTAAAAAAATACCGGCCTTGATTCTGGTACTACTGACGCTGGTCGTGTTGGTGTTTGTGATCTGGCGAGTGGACAGTTCGCCATCAACAAATGATGCCTATGCCGCTGCGGATACCATTGACGTTGTACCCGAAGTCAGTGGGCGCATTGTCGAGCTGGCGGTAAAAGATAACCAGCCGGTCAAGCAGGGGGAGCTGCTTTTTCGTATCGATCCACGCCAGTATGAAGCCAATCTGGCGAAGGCGGAAGCCGCGCTCATCGCGCTTGATAAGCAGATTATGCTGACCCAGCGCAGCGTAGATGCGCAAAAATACGGTGCCGATTCCGTTCAGGCGGCAGTTGCAAAAGCGCGCGCCGCGGCAAAACAGGCGGGCGATACATTGCGCCGCACTGAACCTCTGTTATCCGAAGGCTTTGTCTCCGCTGAAGATGTTGACCGTGCCAGAACGGCGCAGCGGGCCGCCGCGGCCGATCTCAATGCTATTTTACTCCAGGCACAGCAGGCGGCCAGCGCCGTGAGCGGAGTTGATGCGCTGGTGGCCCAGCGTGAGGTTGTACAGGCTGATATCGCCCTGACTAAGCTCTATCTGGATATGACGATTGTTCGCGCACCTTTTGATGGACGGATTGTTTCTCTGAAAACGTCCGTCGGCCAGTTTGCTTCAGCAATGAAGCCCGTATTTACCCTGATCGACACACGCCAGTGGTATGTCATCGCTAATTTTCGTGAGACGGATTTAAAAAATATTCGCCCGGGCGTTCCCGCGACTATTCATTTGATGAGCGATTCTGGCAGAACCTTCCAGGGGAAAGTGGATTCGATTGGCTACGGGGTGCTGCCCGATGATGGCGGTATTGTGCTGGGAGGATTACCGCACGTATCCCGCTCAATTAACTGGGTCCGCGTAGCCCAGCGTTTTCCAGTGAAAATTATGGTGAATAAACCGGACGCGGAGATGTTTCGTATCGGCGCTTCGGCTGTCGCAACGCTCGAGCCGCAATAATGCGCGCCCTCAATTATTTACCGATGTCATGGGTCCGGCTGCTGGCATTCTTTCATGAGGAGCTAAGCGAGCGGCGTCCAGGGCGGACCCATCAGACGATGCTGCTATGGGTGAATTGCCTGGTGGTGGTGCTGGTTTCAATGACCTTTGAAATCCCATTCCTGGCAATATCGCTGGCGGTGCTGTTTTACGGTATTCAGTCCAACGCCTTTTATACCAAATTTGTGGCGATTCTGTTTGTGGTCGCCACCGTGCTTGAGATTTGCAGCCTGCTGCTGATCTACAAATGGACCTACAGCTATCCGTTACTACGCATGGGTATTGCCAGCCTGATTGTGTTGGGAAGCATGTTTATGATGCGCACCCATCGCCTGGGCCTGGTCTTTTTCGCCGTTGCCATTGTGGCGGTCTATGGCCAAACCTTTCCAGGCATGCTCGATTATCCGGATATCGTACTGCGTTTAACGCTGTGGTGTATCGTGGTCGGCCTTTATCCCACCTTGCTGATGGTGTTGACCGGCGTTTTGTGGTTTCCCAGCCGGGCAGTTCAGCAGATGCGTACGGCGCTTTGCGAAAGGCTGGATGACGCGGTTAGCCATTTGACTTCGCCCGTTCCGCCTCTGGCAGAAAAAAACATTGAGAAAGAAGCGCTGGCTTTGCAAAAACTTAACGTCTTTTGCATGGCTGATGACGCTGACTGGCGCGCAAGAAGCGCCTGGTGGCAGACATGTGTCACAACGGTGACCTGGATATATGCCACGCTTAACCGCTTTGATATTTCGGCCATACCCGGCGACAAGGCAACTGGCGAGTTAATCAGTAAGCTGCGCGCTGAAATTGCCGGGCTGCAAAATGCGATTGCTCAGGGTGAACCCTGGCGTAGTGAATGGCATCTCAGCGCTGACGAGAGTGCCGTCGCGCAGGCGTGTGGTCTGCAAACGCTCTGCCAGATGTTGCTACAGCCAGGGCATATGGCTCCCGACACGCCGCCAACCCCGCCAGCGAAGCAGCCGTCAATGGCTGCCGATGCGTTTACCAACCCGGTCTATATCCGTTATGCCCTGAAAACGCTGCTGGCATGCATGATTTGCTATGTCTTTTATTCCGGCGTCGATTGGGAAGGCATCCACACCTGTATGCTGACCTGCATTATTGTGGCGAATGCCAGTGTTGCTTCGTCGTATCAGAAAATGGTGTTGCGTTTTGGCGGTGCGCTATGTGGCGCAATGTTAGCGCTGCTGGTGACGATTTTTATCATGCCCTGGCTAGACGGTATCGTTGAATTATTGTGCGTTCTGACACCGATATTTCTGCTTGGCGCGTGGATCGCCACCGGCTCGGAACGCTCGTCCTATATCGGGACGCAGATGGTCGTCACTTTCGCACTGGCAACGCTTGAGAACGCATTCGGTCCGATCTACGACCTGGTTGAAGTACGCGATCGTGCCATCGGGATCCTGATTGGCACTGCGGTTTCAGCCATTATCTACACCTTCATCTGGCCAGAAAGCGAAGCGGGCGTGCTGCCGAAAAAGCTGGCGAGCGCGCTGGGGATGCTCAGTAAGCTGATGCGTATTCCGCGCCCGCAAGATGCCGTGGCTCAGCGCAACTATTTGCAACTGCGCATCGGTTTTCTGGCAACCATCAGCAGCTGCGAGGAAATCTGCGAGCGGGTGGCATTAGAGCGTCATCTGGATGCCGATGAGCGCATCAGGCTGGTTAATTACGGCCAGCAGGTTATTCACCAGGGGCGAGAAATTCTTTATGCCTGGGAAACGACCTGGGAGCATGCCGGGATGCTGGACGATGAAGCGCAGCAGGCGAGAGCGGCCCGTTTTGCCGATGCGTTAGAAAAATACGCGCAGGGCCTGACGAGCGGCACGAGTTCACCTCCTGATATCGCGCTCTCATCCTCCTCTTTGGAAAAATTATCCGGGTTAGACAAACTGGAGCAATGCGTCATGCAGCAGATGATCCGTTTACCCGACTGGACCCACACGGATCACTCGCCAGCCAGAGAGCCGGTGCAAGGAGTCTCTCAACTATGACCAGTAACCTTCCGCGATTACTACTTTGCGGCATTCTTGCCAGCACCACCGCGCTCACCGGTTGCGCGCTGATACGCAAAGATTCTGCCCAGCATCAGTCTATTCAGCCCGATCAAATCAAACTGGCCGATGACATTCATCTCGCCAGCCAGGGGTGGCCGCAGGCGCAATGGTGGCGTCAGTTCAACGATCCGCAGCTGGACAATCTTATTCAGCGCACGCTTTCCGGCTCGCATACGCTGGCTGAGGCGAAACTGCGCGAAGAGCATGCACAATCGCAGGCCGATCTGTTAGAGGCCGGATCGCGGCTCCAGGTTGCCGCATTAGGGATGGTCAACCGGCAACGGGTTTCGGCCAACGGCTTCCTTAGCCCTTATGCGATGGATGCGCCAAAGCTTGGCATGGATGGCCCTTACTACACTGAAGCGACGGTGGGGTTGTTTGCCGGTCTGGACCTTGACCTGTGGGGCGTGCATCGTTCAGCGGTGGCGGCGGCCATCGGCGCGCAAAACGCCGCGCTTGCTGAGACGGCGGCGGTTGAGCTGTCTCTCAGCGCTGGCGTAGCGCAGCTTTATTACAGCATACAGGCCAGCTATCAGATGCTTGATCTGCTGCAACAAACTCGTGACGTTATTGATTTCGCAGTGAAAGCTCACCAGAGCAAAGTCGCCCACGGGCTGGAAGCGAAGGTGCCGTACCACGGCGCCAGAGCGCAGATGCTGGCGGTGGACAAACAGATCGCTGCGGTAAAAGGGCAAATCAAAGAAACGCGTGAGTCGCTGCGGGCGCTGATCGGTGCCGGTGCCAGCAATTTACCTGATATTAAGCCGATTGCTTTGCCGCAGATACAAACCGGTCTTCCAGCAACGCTATCGTATGAATTGCTCGCCAGGCGCCCTGATTTACAGGCAATGCGTTGGTACGTGCAGGCATCGCTAAGCCAGGTGGATGCCGCTCGCGCGCTGTTCTATCCGAGTTTCGATATCAAAGCGTTCTTTGGCCTCGATGCAATCCATCTCGATCAGCTGTTTAAAAGCGCCAGCAAGCAGATTAACTTCATTCCGGGTTTGCGCCTGCCGCTGTTCGATGGTGGGCGTCTCAATGCCAACCTGCAGCACACCCGGGCCGCCAGTAACATGATGATTGAACGCTATAATCAACAGGTACTCGACGCCGTGCGCGATGTTGCGATTAACGGTACGCGTTTGCAGACCCTGAATGAAGAACGTGGGATGCAACTGGATCGGGTTGAGGCGATGCGCTATACGCAGGCTGCCGCTGAGGCCGCCTTTAAACGTGGTCTGGGAAGCCGCTTACAGGCAACCGAAGCCCGACTTCCCGTTCTGGCGGAAGAGATATCGCTGCTTATCCTGGACACCCAGCGGGTTATCCAGAATATTCAGCTAATGAAATCGCTGGGGGGCGGCTACCAGGCTCCAGCGGTGACAAAAGAATAGTTTGAAAAATAATGATGATGCCGCGTGAAGTCCTTCACGCGGCATTTTTTATGCGTACACACTCACCACATTAATTAATCACCTCACCCTGATTTTTAGCCCTTATTTTTATTTTATTTTCTTAGTGATCTACCTCACCTTTTAAATCAGCTTGCCGAATTTTGTTATTTACTCCAGCAAAATCTTGTCACCATGAGTCCAGATTTTAGCGGAGCAGTGAGCCATGGATAAAGAACGCATCATTCAGGAATTTGTACCAGGAAAGCAGGTCACGCTGGCGCATCTGATTGCGCACCCTGGCGAGGAACTGGCAAAAAAGATCGGCGTTCCCGAATCCGGTGCTATCGGAATTATGACCTTAACCCCTGGAGAAACCGCCATGATCGCTGGTGATTTGGCGATGAAGGCCGCCGATGTGCATATCGGTTTTCTCGACAGATTTAGCGGCGCGCTGGTTATCTATGGTTCGGTTGGCGCGGTAGAAGAGGCGCTACTGCAAACGGTTAGCGGACTGGGCAGATTATTAAATTATACCCTCTGCGAGTTAACAAAAAGCTAATTAGAGGCGGCGATGAAACGTATTGCATTTGTCGGTACGGTGGGCGCGGGGAAAACAACACTATTTAACGCGTTGCAGGGGAATTATTCCCTCGCCAGGAAAACGCAGGCCGTGGAATTTAATGAAAGTGGCGATATCGACACGCCAGGGGAATATTTCAGTCATCCGCGCTGGTATCACGCGTTAATTACCACGCTACAGGATGTGGACACGCTGATTTATGTCCATGCAGCCAATGACAAAGAGAGTCGCTTACCTGCCGGGCTGTTGGATATCGGCACCAGTAAACGACAAATCGCCGCAATCAGCAAAACGGATATGCCGGATGCCGACGTTGCCGCAACGCGACGGTTACTTCACGCAATGGGGTTTCAGGAGCCGATTTTTGAACTCAACGGCCACGACCCGCAAAGCGTACAGCACCTGGTGGATTATCTGACAGAGCTCAGCCAAAAGGAGGAAGGGGCAGGTGAAGAAACTCATCACAGCTAACGATATTCGTGCGGTCCACGCACGTGGTGAACAGAAGATATCGGTTGTTCTGCGCGCCAGCATCATCACCCCGGAGGCCCGTGAAGTTGCGGATCTGCTGGGCGTCGCCATTACCGAATGCGATGAATCCACACCTGCGGTGGCGGCACCGGTGGCAGAGGAGAAAACCGAAAGCCAGCGCATTCGTGAAACCATCATCGCGCAACTGCCGGAAGGGCAGTTTACCGAAAGTCTGGTCGCGCAGTTGATGGACAAGGTGATGAAGGAGAAGCAGTCGCTGGCGCAGGGCGATATGCAGCCCAGCTTTAAATCGGTCACCGGCAAAGGTGGCGTAAAAGTCATTGACGGTAGCAGCGTCAAGTTTGGCCGCTTCGACGGTGCTGAACCGCACTGCGTCGGCTTAACGGACTTAGTCACCGACCAGGACGGCAGCAGCATGGCCGCCGGGTTTATGCAGTGGGAAAACGCTTTTTTCCCGTGGACGCTGAATTACGACGAAGTTGATATGGTGCTGGAGGGCGAGCTGCACGTGCGCCATGAAGGCGAAACCATGATTGCCAAAGCTGGTGACGTGATGTTTATCCCGAAAGGTTCGAGCATCGAGTTCGGCACTCCGTCGAGCGTGCGCTTCCTGTACGTTGCCTGGCCTGCGAACTGGCAATCGCTATGAAAGATTTCATCACCGAAGCCTGGCTCAGAGCAAACCACACGCTCAGCGAAGGAGCAGAGATTCATCTGCCCGCCGATGCTCGCCTGACGCCATCAGCTCGGGAACTGCTGGAAAGCCGCCGTCTGCGCATCAAGTTTATCGACGAACAGGGAAGCCTGTTTGTTGATGATGAGCAACAGCAGCCGCAGCCGGTACATGGCTTAACCAGCAGCGAAACGCACCCGCAGGCGTGCTGCGAGCTGTGTCGCCAGCCGGTGGTGAAAAAGCCCGACACGCTGACCCATCTGACGGCAGACAAGATGGTCGCCAAAAGCGACCCGCGTTTGGGTTTTCGCGCGGTGCTCGATAGCACTATCGCACTGGCGGTGTGGCTGCAAATCGAACTGGCAGAACCGTGGCAGCCGTGGCTGGCGGATATTCGTTCGCGCCTGGGCAACATTATGCGCGCCGACGCCATGGATGAACCGCTGGCTGCGCAGTCCATCGTCGGCTTGAACGAAGATGAACTGCACCGGCTTTCCCATCAGCCGCTGCGCTATCTCGACCACGATCATCTGGTGCCGGAAGCCAGCCACGGGCGGGATACCGCGCTACTGAATCTGTTGCGTACCAAGGTGCGTGAGGCAGAAACGGTTGCCGCCCAGGTCTTTATTAGCCGCAGTTTTGAGGTATTGCGCCCGGACATTCTGCAAGCGTTAAACCGCCTCTCCAGTACCGTCTACGTGATGATGATTCTGTGCGTCACGAAGCATCCGCTCACCGTTAGCCAAATACAACAGCGCCTGGGAGGGGAGCAATGATTATTGAACGCGCTCGCCAACTTGCATTGCATTCACCCGCTCGGGTGGTCTTTCCGGACGCGCTGGATGTTCGCGTGCTGAAGGCCGCGCACTACCTGCAACAGCAGGGGCTGGCAAGGCCGATTCTGGTCGCCAGTCCGTTTGCTCTGCGCCAGTTTGCGCTCAGCCACCGCGTGCCGATGGACGGTATTCAGGTCATCGACCCGCATAGCAATCTGTCCATGCGCGAAGCGTTTGCCGAGCGCTGGCTGGCCCGCGCCGGAGAGAAAACGCCGCCGGATGCGCTGGAAAAACTCAATGACCCGCTGATGTTCGCTGCCGCGATGGTCAGCGCGGGTAAGGCTGATGTGTGCATTGCTGGCAATCTTTCGTCAACGGCGAACGTGCTGCGCGCCGGATTGCGGATTATTGGCCTGCTGCCGGGTTGCAAAACGCTGTCGTCGATTTTCCTGATGCTGCCGCAGTACATCGGACCGGCATTAGGCTTCGCCGATTGCAGCGTGGTGCCGCAACCGACGGCGGCGCAGCTGGCGGATATCGCTATCGCCAGCGCCGATACCTGGCGAGCTATTACCGGCGAGGAGCCGCGCGTCGCGATGCTGTCTTTCTCAAGTAACGGCAGCGCCCGCCACCCCAATGTTGCCAACGTGCAGCAGGCGACCGAGATCGTCCGCCAGCGTGCGCCGCAGCTGATGGTGGACGGCGAACTGCAGTTTGATGCCGCTTTCGTGCCGGATGTCGCCGCGCAAAAAGCGCCCGCCAGCCCGCTTGAAGGCAATGCGAACGTGATGGTCTTCCCATCGCTGGAGGCGGGCAATATTGGCTACAAAATCGCCCAGCGGCTGGGCGGCTATCGCGCCGTTGGACCGCTCATTCAGGGGCTTGCCGCGCCGCTTCACGACCTCTCACGAGGTTGTAGCGTGCAGGAAATTATCGAACTGGCGTTAGTGGCAGCCGTGCCGCGCCAGACTGACGCGAATCGGGTAAACGACTCGCAAACACTCGTTGTATAGGTCCCGTTCTGGACCCCCTTTGATTAAGAGGAAAACACAATGGAAGCATTAGGAATGATTGAAACCCGGGGCCTGGTTGCGCTTATCGAGGCTTCTGACGCAATGGTTAAAGCCGCACGCGTGAAGCTGGTTGGCGTGAAGCAGATCGGTGGCGGCCTGTGTACTGCCATGGTGCGTGGCGATGTGGCGGCGTGTAAAGCCGCGACGGATGCCGGTGCCGCAGCGGCGCAGCGCATTGGCGAGCTGGTCTCGGTACACGTTATTCCGCGTCCGCATGGCGATCTGGAAGAAGTGTTTCCGATCAGCTTTAAAGGCGACAGCAGCAACCTGTAACCGCTCTCTGTGACGTCACCTGCTGGCGTCACGTTCTCCCTTTTGCAATTGGCTCTCTACGGAGGGCAGGGAACTGCTTTACCTGAAATAAGCCACGGAGGCGGATATGAAACTGGCAATCGTCACAGGACAAATTGTTTGTACCGTCCGCCATCAGGGACTGGCGCACGACAAATTGCTGATGGTGGAAATGATTGACGCCCAGGGTAATCCCGACGGGCAGAGCGCCGTCGCTATCGACAATATTGGCGCGGGGCCCGGTGAGTGGGTGCTGTTGGTTAGCGGTAGCTCAGCCCGCCAGGCGCATGCGCGTGAATCCTCTCCCGTCGACCTGTGCGTGATTGGCATCGTCGATGAAGCGGTGGCTGGTGGTCAGGTGATCTTTCACAAATAGGGCATAAGAAAATGAATCAACAGGATATTGAACAGGTCATCAAAGCGGTACTGCTGAAGATGAAAGACAGCAGTCAGCCTGCTGGCGCCGTTCATG
This Klebsiella sp. RHBSTW-00484 DNA region includes the following protein-coding sequences:
- the eutS gene encoding ethanolamine utilization microcompartment protein EutS; amino-acid sequence: MDKERIIQEFVPGKQVTLAHLIAHPGEELAKKIGVPESGAIGIMTLTPGETAMIAGDLAMKAADVHIGFLDRFSGALVIYGSVGAVEEALLQTVSGLGRLLNYTLCELTKS
- a CDS encoding anaerobic sulfatase maturase — protein: MSQNISTRAFHAMAKPSGSDCNLNCAYCFYLEKHALYDDIPQPRMNDAMLEHYVRDYIASCDPKSEVAFTWQGGEPTLLGLDFYRHAVELQVQYGAGRQISNSFQTNGVLLDDEWCEFFVRHNFLIGLSLDGPEDIHNEYRLTKGGRPTHKLVMRALARLQQHGVQYNVLACVNHNSARQPEKVYEFLVASGIEFIQFIPVVERLADTSSQQSGLTLRSPGETCGTLTSWSVQPEDYGAFLCHVFDRWVKRDVGKIYVMNIEWAFASFVGAPGAVCHHQPTCGRSVVVEHNGDVYACDHYVYPQYHLGNICEQTFAAMLDSAKQVDFGKDKYATLPNQCRQCSVLKACWGGCPKHRFALTEEGKPGLNYLCVGLHRYFQHLPPYLKAMADLMAMGRPASDIMHAHLHHRRKEQ
- the mdtO gene encoding multidrug efflux transporter permease subunit MdtO, with translation MRALNYLPMSWVRLLAFFHEELSERRPGRTHQTMLLWVNCLVVVLVSMTFEIPFLAISLAVLFYGIQSNAFYTKFVAILFVVATVLEICSLLLIYKWTYSYPLLRMGIASLIVLGSMFMMRTHRLGLVFFAVAIVAVYGQTFPGMLDYPDIVLRLTLWCIVVGLYPTLLMVLTGVLWFPSRAVQQMRTALCERLDDAVSHLTSPVPPLAEKNIEKEALALQKLNVFCMADDADWRARSAWWQTCVTTVTWIYATLNRFDISAIPGDKATGELISKLRAEIAGLQNAIAQGEPWRSEWHLSADESAVAQACGLQTLCQMLLQPGHMAPDTPPTPPAKQPSMAADAFTNPVYIRYALKTLLACMICYVFYSGVDWEGIHTCMLTCIIVANASVASSYQKMVLRFGGALCGAMLALLVTIFIMPWLDGIVELLCVLTPIFLLGAWIATGSERSSYIGTQMVVTFALATLENAFGPIYDLVEVRDRAIGILIGTAVSAIIYTFIWPESEAGVLPKKLASALGMLSKLMRIPRPQDAVAQRNYLQLRIGFLATISSCEEICERVALERHLDADERIRLVNYGQQVIHQGREILYAWETTWEHAGMLDDEAQQARAARFADALEKYAQGLTSGTSSPPDIALSSSSLEKLSGLDKLEQCVMQQMIRLPDWTHTDHSPAREPVQGVSQL
- a CDS encoding MdtP family multidrug efflux transporter outer membrane subunit, coding for MTSNLPRLLLCGILASTTALTGCALIRKDSAQHQSIQPDQIKLADDIHLASQGWPQAQWWRQFNDPQLDNLIQRTLSGSHTLAEAKLREEHAQSQADLLEAGSRLQVAALGMVNRQRVSANGFLSPYAMDAPKLGMDGPYYTEATVGLFAGLDLDLWGVHRSAVAAAIGAQNAALAETAAVELSLSAGVAQLYYSIQASYQMLDLLQQTRDVIDFAVKAHQSKVAHGLEAKVPYHGARAQMLAVDKQIAAVKGQIKETRESLRALIGAGASNLPDIKPIALPQIQTGLPATLSYELLARRPDLQAMRWYVQASLSQVDAARALFYPSFDIKAFFGLDAIHLDQLFKSASKQINFIPGLRLPLFDGGRLNANLQHTRAASNMMIERYNQQVLDAVRDVAINGTRLQTLNEERGMQLDRVEAMRYTQAAAEAAFKRGLGSRLQATEARLPVLAEEISLLILDTQRVIQNIQLMKSLGGGYQAPAVTKE
- the eutP gene encoding ethanolamine utilization acetate kinase EutP, whose protein sequence is MKRIAFVGTVGAGKTTLFNALQGNYSLARKTQAVEFNESGDIDTPGEYFSHPRWYHALITTLQDVDTLIYVHAANDKESRLPAGLLDIGTSKRQIAAISKTDMPDADVAATRRLLHAMGFQEPIFELNGHDPQSVQHLVDYLTELSQKEEGAGEETHHS
- the eutQ gene encoding ethanolamine utilization acetate kinase EutQ, producing MKKLITANDIRAVHARGEQKISVVLRASIITPEAREVADLLGVAITECDESTPAVAAPVAEEKTESQRIRETIIAQLPEGQFTESLVAQLMDKVMKEKQSLAQGDMQPSFKSVTGKGGVKVIDGSSVKFGRFDGAEPHCVGLTDLVTDQDGSSMAAGFMQWENAFFPWTLNYDEVDMVLEGELHVRHEGETMIAKAGDVMFIPKGSSIEFGTPSSVRFLYVAWPANWQSL
- a CDS encoding sulfatase-like hydrolase/transferase, encoding MELAFSPRLLAIAIAAAIPFTASAADTPAVATSQNGHAGYDHPNQYLVTPATKIADNLMPVMSHPEQDKDTRQKLAELEKKTGKKPNIVVFILDDVGWMDVGFNGGGEAVGNPTPDIDAVANQGLVLTSAYSQPSSSPTRATIMTGQYSVHHGILMPPMYGMPGGLEGLTTLPQLLHDQGYITQAIGKWHMGENTGSQPQNVGFDDFRGFNSVSDMYTEWRDPNVNPEVALSPARSQYIQNLPFDKNDVHAVRGGKQEAVAEITPKYMEDLDQRWMKYGVEFINSMAKKDKPFFLYYGTRGCHFDNYPNAHYAGRSPARTSYSDCMVEMNDVFANLYKALETSGQLDNTLIVFTSDNGPEAEVPPHGRTPFRGAKGSTWEGGVRVPTFVYWKGMIQPRRSDGIVDLADLFPTSLSLAGHPGAELAKLVPEKTFIDGVDQASFFIGKDGQSNRKAEHYFLNGELSAVRIDEFKYHLLIQQPFAFTQTGYQGGFTGAIMKTAGTMIFNLYTNPQEDESVGVRHIPMGVPLQDEVHNYMEIMKKYPPKVQIKL
- the mdtN gene encoding multidrug transporter subunit MdtN, translated to MESSLKKSSGKKIPALILVLLTLVVLVFVIWRVDSSPSTNDAYAAADTIDVVPEVSGRIVELAVKDNQPVKQGELLFRIDPRQYEANLAKAEAALIALDKQIMLTQRSVDAQKYGADSVQAAVAKARAAAKQAGDTLRRTEPLLSEGFVSAEDVDRARTAQRAAAADLNAILLQAQQAASAVSGVDALVAQREVVQADIALTKLYLDMTIVRAPFDGRIVSLKTSVGQFASAMKPVFTLIDTRQWYVIANFRETDLKNIRPGVPATIHLMSDSGRTFQGKVDSIGYGVLPDDGGIVLGGLPHVSRSINWVRVAQRFPVKIMVNKPDAEMFRIGASAVATLEPQ
- a CDS encoding YtcA family lipoprotein, with translation MQTFKSRIVTQIERFFWLTPAILLTGCTLSPAIPVIGAYYPGWLFCIIMGVLLTLLTRRLITYRNIQPGFPAIVYTSLFVLYSMLFWLVFF